CTGCTACTGATCGAGATGGAAACTCCATTCCCTTTGATAAAGTCAAAGTTGCAGGTCTAGTTGATACAAAAATAAAAGGGGAATATAAAGTTTCATATTCCATCGAAACTGAAAATGAACCTAGTTTATTCATTGCAAAAGTTCTTCAAGAAAACCAGAAGACTTTAACAAATACCGCTACAATTAACGTTCTTGAAAAAGAAAGTCCAGTTACACCGGAAGAACCCACTCCTGGCGATCAATCAAAAAATGAGGATACTCAGGTTCATACTTCTAAACCAAATCAAGGGGTAAACGAAAAACCTGTTCAAAATCAATCGAAAGATTTCCCTCAAACAGGGGAACAAGCAAATCCATCTTTAGGATTTATTGGTTTGTTGATTGTGTCAGTTTCATTAGGTGGACTGGTTTTAGTAAAAAAACGTAACGTAAAAAAATTAGATTAACAATCTAAGCTGTATAAATTATGGTGTTGATGAGTAAAATCATCAACACTTTTTTGTATGAAAAAGGGCGCATCTAATATAATGATAGAAATCGGGTGGTATCTTAGAAAAAAATTCCTCTTGAAGCAGTTTATCAACGGATTCTTTCATACTGTTTTCCTCTTTGTGACAGATAAAAAGAACCAATCCTAAGCGATCTCAGGATTGGTTCGTATGGATAATATATATTCATTTTTACATTTTGCTCCTACACTACTGACATCTAGTTCATACAATTTAATGTCATTTTACAGATTTAATTCTTATATTCGTCAAACTTATTTACCCTTTTCGGCATACTTTCTTCACATTTTATGGGTATACTAAAAGAGTAGTAAGGATGACAACATTCTTACCTAAGCTAAACAACAACCAAACTAACTTTTTATTTTCATTTTTCATTACAACTCCTCCAAAGTGTAATGGACCAATTGATCAAAGTCAGTTCTTTGAACTGACTTTGATCATGGCTGTACGATTTAAAAAATCTACAGCCATGACAACTCCTTTTTGCTACCTGACTCTCCATCAGGTGGCTTTTTTATTTATGATGTTTTATACATTATTTTGATATCAAAAATAGCATCCATTCATTTAACTCATCTTGACTTTCCATGTTATGGAAATCCATTCAATCGTGCATTTTTCTTTTGTTATTCTTCAAAATCACTAAAAAAGCGCAAGCCATCAAGACATTCTCATCTCTATAGAGAACTGAATCTTGAAAGCTTACACCAACCTAATCGGAATTTAATCGTATATTCAGTTTAATTAGGGACTTCTGTAACCAGTGACCAGTTAATTGTAGTTTGATAACGAACTTTGTTTTTGGCACTACCACCTGGTACATATAAGGATACTTGCGTAGGATCCCAAACATTGGTTGTGATATTTTTACCACTAGCATTCACTTTTGGCGTTGTTAAAATAGCTGTTGGAGTTTCACTAAGACTAACTCCTCGGCTTATTATGCTGTTATCAATGATTGGTTCTGAATTAGAGGCTGTATTGTAAATCTTTCCCTTCGGAATTTTCAATTGTGCGCCTTCAAGAGTTGACCCGTCTGATCCTATAAACGGAGTACTTTGACTCACACTTAAAGTCCAGCCATTATCACTTAACCTTGTATCTGATACTTGTATCCATTGTTGCGTTAGGGTTTTCCCAGAAACCGATAAAGGCTGGTTCGCTTGATAAGTCTTGTTTAAAAAAGATGTCGTCACTTTTCCAAAATCAAAATTCGAAGGTGCATAATCCACTCGAAGATAGCCTATATTTCCTGTTCCTTCATTCTCTGCATCCGTCTCATTTCCTGGTTGAGGGTTCGTTGGATCTATTGGTTTACTTGCACCTGGCTGAGTAACTGTTACTGTAAATTCACTTGTTAAATCTTTGGTTAAACCGCTATCCTCTTTAGCGAGAAAATAAGATAAGGAATACGTTCCTACCTCTTTTTTAAGAGAGTCTAAACCACGAATCTGTAATTTATTGACTAAGTCAATCTTGTTAGTATCCGAGATTAAATACGCTTGCGTTTGACTATCTTTTAAAAACCGGTCTAACATTTCCGCATTAGACAAACTTATCAATTCTTCTTGGTCTATTTGAAAATTGGTACTTTCTAATAGGGAATTTGAATCATAAACGATTAACTCTGACTGTATTTCAGTACTGTTAAAGGCATCATCTTTAATCGTCACATAAACAAGATACTTTCCACTTTTTTGTAACATTTCTATTATTTTCTCACTATTATTTTTCATGGAATACTCAACTGTAATCTTTTTATTAGTAGGGTTAGAATCATTTAAGTCATTGACAAATTTATCTGGTATTGGAATCGCATCCTTTAAAATACTATGAACTGTTTTAGCTTTTCCTGTTGGAATCGTCTGATCTTTAACTGTTACAGTTTCACTCAATCGTTTTCCATGTCTGTTGGCGACAACAACAACTTTTTCACCCGCAATAAAATGCCCAGCATTTTCTAAATTCACTGTATAATCTCCATTTTCATCTGCCTGTAAAGTAAAATTTTCAGGTTCATCTTTAAAAGGAGAAACTAAGCTAGTTGCAGGTAAATTGGAATTCCCTGTAACCCTGACATAAGCACGTGGATAGGTGGTTCCTTTAATCATCATACTGTTTAGATTTTCTCTATTATCGCCTAACTCCGTTGTTATTAAGCTCATTTGAATCGCATCTAAAAATTCTTGTGCTAAATTTGTGTATTGCAGTAAAAATGCTCTTTCAGTTGAATTCACCACCAAATCAACTGTTTTTTTCACGTTATCCAGTTCCTTCTGAGTCACAAATTCATTGAGTTTCGTATAGCTTGTATCAGTAAATAATTG
This Carnobacterium maltaromaticum DSM 20342 DNA region includes the following protein-coding sequences:
- a CDS encoding WxL domain-containing protein — translated: MKSFFKRLSLFASLSLILCIWNPLHASAEIEQVSLIGRPYPTASKVTDTTTLTKYNLLQGKQAQPYTGYTSWSLATLNQYGDILYNNNRIGTTRFSDMSFYQSLNGSVSNLLTQRAFEVVKGHQYQVSYQLKNSSYGTAVPQFKMSIRQGSGFDGEIIKQLSVPLDSMTYQNFKTVDFSGAVSFQTRLYSEQVFVVMSGSNLSIIDLDQNIIEARRDVEQLFTDTSYTKLNEFVTQKELDNVKKTVDLVVNSTERAFLLQYTNLAQEFLDAIQMSLITTELGDNRENLNSMMIKGTTYPRAYVRVTGNSNLPATSLVSPFKDEPENFTLQADENGDYTVNLENAGHFIAGEKVVVVANRHGKRLSETVTVKDQTIPTGKAKTVHSILKDAIPIPDKFVNDLNDSNPTNKKITVEYSMKNNSEKIIEMLQKSGKYLVYVTIKDDAFNSTEIQSELIVYDSNSLLESTNFQIDQEELISLSNAEMLDRFLKDSQTQAYLISDTNKIDLVNKLQIRGLDSLKKEVGTYSLSYFLAKEDSGLTKDLTSEFTVTVTQPGASKPIDPTNPQPGNETDAENEGTGNIGYLRVDYAPSNFDFGKVTTSFLNKTYQANQPLSVSGKTLTQQWIQVSDTRLSDNGWTLSVSQSTPFIGSDGSTLEGAQLKIPKGKIYNTASNSEPIIDNSIISRGVSLSETPTAILTTPKVNASGKNITTNVWDPTQVSLYVPGGSAKNKVRYQTTINWSLVTEVPN